In Bubalus bubalis isolate 160015118507 breed Murrah chromosome 3, NDDB_SH_1, whole genome shotgun sequence, a genomic segment contains:
- the MSI2 gene encoding RNA-binding protein Musashi homolog 2 isoform X3, producing the protein MEANGGPGGSGGANDSQHDPGKMFIGGLSWQTSPDSLRDYFSKFGEIRECMVMRDPTTKRSRGFGFVTFADPASVDKVLGQPHHELDSKTIDPKVAFPRRAQPKDSPFQRGLLNAVVQPSSEGCRRDQNTLSFSRLGSSRLSGG; encoded by the exons ATGGAGGCCAACGGGGGCCCGGGCGGCTCGGGCGGCGCCAACGACTCGCAGCACGACCCCGG TAAAATGTTTATCGGCGGACTCAGCTGGCAGACCTCACCAG ATAGCCTTAGAGACTATTTTAGCAAATTTGGAGAAATTAGAGAATGTATGGTCATGAGAGATCCCACTACGAAACGCTCCAG AGGCTTCGGTTTCGTCACGTTCGCAGACCCGGCGAGTGTAGATAAAGTGTTAGGCCAGCCCCACCACGAGTTAGACTCCAAGACG attgaCCCCAAAGTTGCATTTCCTCGTCGAGCACAACCCAAG GACTCACCTTTTCAGAGAGGACTCCTCAATGCGGTTGTCCAGCCCAGCTCAGAGGGTTGCCGGAGGGACCAGAACACACTCTCGTTTTCAAGGTTAGGGAGTAGCAGGCTTTCAGGGGGGTGa